In the genome of Neisseria lactamica, the window GAGGCAACGCCGTACCGGTTTTTGTTAATCCACTATAATCCGCCCGCATAAAATAGGATTGCCGCAAGCCGTGTTATACTGCGGCGTGTTTTACGGATTGTTCGGGCTATGGATTTATTATCGGTCTTCCACAAATACCGTCTGAAATATGCGGTAGCGGTGCTGACGATGCTGCTTTTGGCGGCAATCGGGCTGCACGCGTCCGTCTATCGCATCTTCACGCCTGAAAACATCCGAAGCCGCCTCCAACAAAGCATTGCCCATACGCACCGGAAAATCTCGTTTGATGCGGATATAGGGCGCAGGCTTCTGCCCCGGCCGACCGTCATCCTGAAAAACCTGACCATTACCGAACCCGGCAGCAACCGGACTGCCGTTTCCGTCAAAGAAACCAAAATCGGATTGGGCTGGAAAAATCTGTGGTCGGATCGGATACAGATTGAAAAATGGGTGGTTTCGGGCGCGGAACTTGCCCTGACGCGCGACGGGAAAGGCGTTTGGAATATCCAAGACCTGATCGACAACCCAAAACGCAAAGCCTCGGTAAACCGCATCATCATCGAAAACAGTACCGTCCGCCTCGACTTGCCGCAAGACCGGCTTACCCTGAAGGAAGTCAGCCTCAACCTGCAATCCCCCGATTCGGCGGGGCAGCAGTTTGAAAGTTCGGGCATACTGGTTTGGGGGAAGCTGTCCGTCCCGTGGAAAAGCAGGGGGCTGTTCCTTTCAGACGGCATCGGCACGCCCAAAATCTCACCGTTCCATTTCGAAGCCGAGACCGCCCTGAACGGACACCGCATTGCCGTTTCCACCACCGGCAGCCCCACGATCCGCTTCAATGCCGGCGGGGCGGATGCCGCCGACCTCGCCCTGCGTGCCGACACCGCCTTCCACAACCTCCACCTGACCGCCCAAATCCCTGCGCTGGCACTCAGGAACAACGGCATCAAAATTGAAACCGCCAACGGGACATTTACCGCTGCCGGCGAAAATTCCCAGTGGGGCGGATCGTTCAAACTCGATAGGGCCGACCTCCATCCCGGCATCGGCAACATCGGCAACGCCGAAATCTCCGGCAACGTCAAAACACCCCGCCTTCAAACCAATTTTTCCCTCGGCTCGCCATTGGTCTGGAGCCGGGACAACGGGCTGGAAGCACCGCGCCTGCATATATCGACCCTTCAGGATACCGTCAACCGCCTGCCGCAACCCCGTTTCATCAGCCGGCTCGACGGTTCGATGTCCATACTGAATCTGCAAAATTGGAATGCCGAATTAAACGGCACATTCGACCGCCAGCCCGTTGCCGCAAAATTCAAATATACGCGGGAAAGTGCACCGCGTCTGGAAGCCGCCGCCGCACTGCAAAAATTGAACCTGACCCCCTATCTTGACGACTTTCGGCAACAAAACGGCAAAATATTCCCCGGCATCCTCGGCAGGCTGTCCGGCGACATCGAGGCGCACCTGAAAATCGGCAAGGTCCAACTTCCCGGCCTGCAACTGGACGATATGGAAACCTACCTCCGCGCCGACAAAGACCATATCGCGCTCAGCCGTTTCAAAGCAGGGCTTTACGGCGGGCATACCGAAGGCGGCATCAGCATCGCCAACACCCGACCCGCCACTTACCGCCTGCAGCAGAATGCAAGCAACATCCAAATCCAACCGCTGCTGCAAGACCTGTTCG includes:
- a CDS encoding AsmA family protein; translation: MDLLSVFHKYRLKYAVAVLTMLLLAAIGLHASVYRIFTPENIRSRLQQSIAHTHRKISFDADIGRRLLPRPTVILKNLTITEPGSNRTAVSVKETKIGLGWKNLWSDRIQIEKWVVSGAELALTRDGKGVWNIQDLIDNPKRKASVNRIIIENSTVRLDLPQDRLTLKEVSLNLQSPDSAGQQFESSGILVWGKLSVPWKSRGLFLSDGIGTPKISPFHFEAETALNGHRIAVSTTGSPTIRFNAGGADAADLALRADTAFHNLHLTAQIPALALRNNGIKIETANGTFTAAGENSQWGGSFKLDRADLHPGIGNIGNAEISGNVKTPRLQTNFSLGSPLVWSRDNGLEAPRLHISTLQDTVNRLPQPRFISRLDGSMSILNLQNWNAELNGTFDRQPVAAKFKYTRESAPRLEAAAALQKLNLTPYLDDFRQQNGKIFPGILGRLSGDIEAHLKIGKVQLPGLQLDDMETYLRADKDHIALSRFKAGLYGGHTEGGISIANTRPATYRLQQNASNIQIQPLLQDLFGFHSFSGNGDAAIDLTAGGETRKELIRSLQGSLSLNISNGAWHGIDMDSILKNGLSGKISGSTPFHRLTLNSEISDGISRHVDTELFSDSLYVTGNGYTNLDTQELSEDILIRNAVRPKNKPIPLKITGTVDKPSITVDYGRLTGGINSRKEKQKILEDTLLEQWQWLKPKEP